One Dioscorea cayenensis subsp. rotundata cultivar TDr96_F1 chromosome 15, TDr96_F1_v2_PseudoChromosome.rev07_lg8_w22 25.fasta, whole genome shotgun sequence genomic region harbors:
- the LOC120277279 gene encoding calcineurin-binding protein 1 isoform X3, translating into MEKLLEVLIAIGDEVACLSVADLILRHWPSHSRALHVKNTIEDMEPAPFAPRGIDKLEPKHARLKFSEKRKAEDDEVDGDTMLKKHKQNIEVELAGATWTALAGAVLGIIRLISGEVSVPGFAQDSGNEMTEQAACKQADVLSGDTNTENGNLDTRIREKCGRLTNINIELCLPASSKILADTSDGKGHVVSPVSTITSPNCNGFRKTGILNEKEICAEKEQHQERRSTRLERLRSRKSGKEDMEFANTKDLEKLVFQFLDPFILSRSETKNSKYTGILDNACPEMPAYSSVQEYNDVVQFISETSQNLGACHIGHLFLERVAHGNIPFQENFDKFLQLEKLIRHWGQDRTPLCSLFLAELCYDQGQSFADESKRLELYTDASYHLCKVIELVALDSSNDLFRPWSQVNNSMNNMAMGGTDQTGSLLNQQTINSNTSLSDQAQDGSMLIVKDSLSQEFSDQDCISINDDIFWVRFFWLSGHLSISGCVEKALSELGICLSLLRNIKKMKETSGVLLPHCRFVRILTIDRVLREINLLKLEAFARETTNKMMEKKMYKDCIELLAPLLLSTKDVFLDEMVGAPKEIERLVNVELSALDVLLLACEKVEPMDIHVYLTSFRRKLIVLCIAAGMVGPNALEKCKFFLPNVASAFDLDHRDAISKQWIQMVAEEMKKISRGASQVKNALDQLGTYDGFKDLVCVIGEIQSLILNVMCGAVKLILSQKAPNSSASKQMDQMEIWCLIDAAIAFCKLQHLDPSVPVKTQVDLIVAVHDLLAEYGLCCAGRDSAGKEGSFLKLAIKHLLALSMKLKSLNGRLESEANQKDVSVSQPDHEKTVVTESRLSPVLEIPAKRNEEIAPLNSDASKGLSEEQILTSEEQFNLNLDSKNDKGAQSDTALKQSDVPADVEELEKVELGIDNALDQSFLCLYGLNINPDSYGEDDLAIHKNTSHGDYQTKEQCADVFQYILPYAKDLSRAGLVKLRRVLRAIRKHFPQPPDEIMAENAIEKFLDDPNLCEDTLAELPRSGISREPILNILFADGRGPESFKTSLTASTQPYNEVYGNLYYLMAQAEETSATDKYPGFVLKKEGEEFVQVNANLFKYDLLYNPLRFESWQKLANIYDEEVDLLLNDGSKHINIMDWRKNSSLTQRVECGRRRSRRCLLMSLALAKTLDQQSQIHELLALVYYDNIQNVVPLYDQRSILPTKDATWMKFCQNSMKHFERAFALKPDWIHAFYLGKLCEKKGFASERALSYYSKAASLNSSALDPAYRMHASRLKLLYTQGKEDINIIQVVAAYAFSQSAKEAVLNMFKWSSQDPLHSASHEKDACLSDDQKNEEKKIEPHLLDEAWHMLYDDCLSALEICVEGELKHFHKARYKLAQGLYKRGEGTDLERAKDELSFCFKSSRSAFTINMWEIDGTAKKGRRKNPGLGGNKRVLEVSLSESSRKFITCIRKYILLYLNLLEKTGDLCTLERAYIYLRTDKRFSLCLGDIVPIALGKYIQLLSSIIRNAESHGSSDKIISHEQMLDRMFTTLMDHVHLWSDISNMPEVNCPDLSESNLCGYIHQYIHLLESDTRSDTLEAVHEKIRKRFKNPKLCSVNSAKICKHASLAWFRSILMKLVSITPLPDSEHVSDQVNDPENELLYADLEPDELLSSSVEGAHSKGIDMNWYEALSKIKNIQIRQASEENIEAASALMRCSYNFYRESSCGALPSGITLYLASSSKVPEGGIHQIRDGNLGMSVLDLSIPRKLLLWSYTLVHGRYSNISAVVKFCEDNAKSRLRRGIATYSVGQPASVTTGYNHPGGGRERNDRDEYGDSEDNPSSTPPSSSHQEEPMHASTSLGAIEPGKHFDTGPQLQKCSSSKSIENVQEECKGKPAD; encoded by the exons ATGGAAAAACTCTTGGAGGTACTCATTGCTATTGGGGATGAAGTTGCATGTCTTTCTGTAGCAGACCTGATACTAAGACATTGGCCATCACATTCTCGTGCTTTGCATGTCAAGAACACTATTGAAGACATGGAGCCAGCACCATTTGCACCTCGTGGGATTGACAAATTAGAGCCAAAGCATGCCAGACTTAAATTTTCTGAAAAGAGAAAAGCAGAAGATGATGAAGTAGATGGGGATACTATGCTGAAGAAGCATAAACAAAACATTGAGGTGGAGTTGGCTGGGGCAACCTGGACAGCTCTTGCAGGTGCAGTCCTGGGCATTATTCGTTTGATTAGTGGGGAGGTTTCTGTGCCTGGATTTGCACAGGATTCTGGTAATGAGATGACAGAACAAGCTGCATGCAAACAAGCAGATGTTCTTTCTGGTGACACTAACACAGAGAATGGAAACTTAGACACTAGAATTCGTGAAAAATGTGGAAGGCTCACAAACATTAACATAGAATTATGCTTACCTGCCAGTTCAAAAATCCTAGCTGACACATCAGATGGGAAAGGACATGTTGTGTCCCCGGTTAGCACAATCACCTCACCTAACTGTAATGGCTTTCGAAAAACAGGTAtattgaatgaaaaagaaatctgTGCAGAGAAGGAACAGCATCAAGAAAGGCGAAGTACACGTCTTGAACGGCTTAGAAGTCGAAAATCTGGGAAAGAAGACATGGAATTTGCAAATACAAAGGATCTTGAAAAACTTGTTTTCCAGTTTTTAGACCCATTTATTCTTAGTAGGTCAGAAACTAAGAACAGCAAATATACTGGTATCTTAGATAATGCTTGCCCTGAGATGCCTGCATACTCTTCTGTCCAGGAATACAATGATGTTGTGCAATTCATATCTGAGACTTCACAGAACCTTGGTGCTTGCCACATAGGTCATTTGTTTTTGGAGAGGGTTGCTCATGGAAATATCCCCTTCCAAGAGAATTTTGATAAGTTTCTGCAATTGGAGAAACTGATTAGGCACTGGGGACAGGACAGGACACCATTATGTAGTCTATTTCTTGCTGAACTATGTTATGACCAGGGACAATCATTTGCTGATGAATCAAAGCGATTAGAGTTATATACCGATGCTTCTTATCATCTCTGCAAAGTAATCGAATTGGTAGCTCTCGATTCTTCAAATGACTTGTTTAGACCATGGAGCCAAGTGAACAATTCAATGAACAACATGGCAATGGGTGGTACTGATCAAACAGGCTCTCTTCTAAATCAGCAAACTATAAATTCAAATACATCTTTGTCTGATCAAGCTCAGGATGGAAGCATGTTAATTGTTAAGGATTCCCTCTCTCAAGAGTTCAGTGATCAAGATTGTATTTCAATTAATGATGACATTTTCTGGGTCCGTTTCTTTTGGCTTAGTGGTCATCTATCTATTTCTGGCTGTGTGGAGAAAGCACTCAGTGAGCTCGGCATTTGCTTATCATTGTTGAGAAAcatcaagaaaatgaaagagacTTCAGGTGTTTTACTGCCCCATTGTAGGTTTGTGAGAATCCTTACTATAGACAGAGTACTTCGTGAAATTAACTTATTGAAACTAGAAGCATTTGCTAGAGAGACCACAAacaaaatgatggagaaaaaaatgtataaagaTTGCATTGAGCTGCTTGCCCCGCTTTTACTTTCCACAAAGGATGTTTTCCTTGATGAAATGGTTGGTGctccaaaagaaattgaaaggCTTGTAAATGTGGAGTTATCAGCATTAGATGTTCTCCTTTTGGCCTGTGAGAAGGTAGAACCAATGGATATCCATGTGTACCTGACCTCTTTTCGACGGAAATTGATTGTACTTTGTATTGCAGCTGGTATGGTAGGTCCTAATGCATTagaaaaatgtaaattttttttgccaAATGTGGCTTCGGCTTTTGATTTAGACCACAGAGACGCGATAAGCAAGCAATGGATACAGATGGTAGctgaagaaatgaaaaaaatatctcGAGGTGCTTCACAAGTAAAGAATGCTCTTGATCAGCTTGGTACTTAT GATGGCTTCAAAGACCTAGTGTGTGTGATTGGAGAAATTCAGTCTCTTATTCTGAATGTAATGTGTGGTGCTGTGAAATTGATTCTCAGCCAGAAAGCTCCTAATTCAAGCGCCTCAAAGCAAATGGATCAAATGGAGATCTGGTGCCTTATAGATGCAGCAATTGCTTTCTGCAAACTGCAACATCTTGATCCCTCTGTTCCTGTCAAAACTCAG GTTGATTTAATTGTGGCAGTTCATGATTTGCTTGCGGAGTATGGACTCTGCTGTGCTGGTAGAGACAGCGCGGGGAAGGAAGGTTCATTTCTGAAGCTGGCAATCAAGCATCTTCTGGCTCTCAGTATGAAACTAAAATCACTAAATGGTAGGTTAGAATCAGAGGCAAATCAAAAGGATGTATCAGTTTCTCAACCTGACCATGAGAAAACAGTTGTTACTGAATCAAGGCTAAGCCCTGTGTTGGAAATTCCTGCAAAGAGGAATGAGGAAATAGCACCTCTGAACAGTGATGCTTCTAAAGGTTTGAGTGAGGAACAAATTTTAACCTCTGAAGAACAGTTTAATTTAAATCTTGACAGTAAAAATGATAAGGGTGCTCAGTCTGATACTGCTTTAAAGCAGAGTGATGTTCCTGCTGATGTAGAAGAGCTAGAGAAGGTGGAATTGGGAATTGATAATGCTTTGGACCAGAGCTTTTTATGCTTATATGGACTTAATATCAATCCAGATTCCTATGGTGAAGATGACCTTGCCATACATAAAAACACTAGCCATGGAGATTATCAAACTAAGGAACAATGTGCTGATGTGTTCCAGTACATTTTACCATATGCAAAGGACCTATCA AGAGCTGGCTTGGTTAAATTAAGAAGAGTATTGAGGGCTATACGCAAACACTTTCCGCAACCACCTGATGAAATTATGGCTGAAAATGCAATTGAAAAATTCTTAGATGATCCTAATTTGTGTGAGGACACCCTTGCTGAATTACCTAGATCAGGTATAAGTCGGGAGCCCATCTTAAATATATTGTTTGCTGATGGAAGAGGGCCTGAATCATTCAAGACTTCATTAACTGCAAG CACTCAGCCATACAATGAGGTGTATGGTAACTTGTATTATCTTATGGCTCAAGCTGAGGAGACAAGTGCTACTGATAAATATCCTGGCTTTGTACTTAAGAAAGAAGGGGAAGAGTTTGTTCAAGTTAATGCTAatctttttaaatatgatttactGTACAATCCTCTGCGGTTTGAGAGTTGGCAGAAGCTTGCAAATATTTATGATGAG GAAGTGGACTTGTTACTGAATGATGGAAGTAAGCACATCAACATCATGGATTGGAGAAAGAATTCTTCCTTGACTCAGAGAGTTGAATGTGGTCGAAGACGAAGTCGCCGATGCTTACTTATGAGTCTGGCCCTTGCTAAGACTCTAGATCAACAG AGCCAAATACATGAATTGTTGGCTTTAGTATATTATGACAATATCCAAAATGTAGTGCCACTTTATGATCAAAGATCTATACTACCAACAAAGGATGCAACATGGATGAAATTTTGTCAAAACTCAATGAAGCACTTTGAGAGGGCTTTTGCGCTCAA ACCTGATTGGATTCACGCATTTTACCTTGGAAAGCTCTGTGAAAAGAAGGGATTTGCATCAGAGAGAGCATTATCCTACTATAGCAAAGCTGCATCTTTAAATTCTTCTGCGCTTGATCCTGCATATAGGATGCATGCATCTCGCTTGAAGTTACTCTACACTCAGGGTAAAGAGGACATAAACATTATCCAG GTTGTTGCTGCATACGCCTTCAGCCAATCAGCGAAAGAGGCAGTTTTGAATATGTTTAAGTGGAGCAGTCAAGATCCTCTGCACTCAGCTTCACATGAGAAGGATGCATGTCTTTCAGATGATCagaagaatgaagagaaaaaaattgaacctCATCTGTTGGATGAAGCTTGGCACATGCTTTATGATGATTGTCTCTCAGCACTTGAAATTTGTGTGGAAGGGGAATTGAAACATTTTCACAAGGCTAGATACAAGCTTGCTCAGGGACTGTATAAAAGGGGTGAGGGTACTGACCTGGAAAGGGCAAAGGATGAactttccttttgttttaaGTCATCTCGATCTGCTTTTACAATTAACATGTGGGAGATTGATGGTACTGCTAAAAAGGGGAG GAGGAAAAATCCGGGCCTTGGTGGAAATAAAAGGGTCCTGGAGGTCAGCTTGTCCGAAAGTTCTCGGAAATTTATTACTTGTATCCGGAAGTACATATTGCTGTACTTGAATTTGTTGGAGAAGACAGGAGATTTATGCACTCTTGAGAGGGCCTACATTTATCTCCGAACAGATAAGAGG TTCTCTTTGTGTCTGGGAGATATTGTTCCAATTGCCCTCGGAAAGTATATTCAACTCTTGTCATCAATTATCCGTAATGCTGAAAGTCATGGCTCATCTGATAAAATCATCTCTCATGAGCAAATGCTAGATAGGATGTTTACGACATTGATGGATCACGTGCACCTATGGTCAGATATAAGTAATATGCCTGAGGTGAACTGCCCAGATTTATCAGAGAGCAACCTCTGTGG TTATATCCACCAATACATTCACTTGTTGGAGAGTGACACTCGATCAGATACACTTGAAGCAGTACACGAGAAGATCCGCAAACGTTTCAAAAACCCAAAATTATGTTCTGTTAACTCTGCTAAAATATGCAAGCATGCATCTTTGGCCTGGTTCCGTTCTATTCTAATGAAGTTGGTCTCCATCACACCATTGCCTGATTCAGAGCATGTAAGTGATCAAGTTAATGATCCAGAAAATGAACTACTTTATGCTGATCTTGAACCTGATGAACTCTTGAGTTCATCTGTGGAAGGGGCTCATTCTAAGGGCATAGATATGAATTGGTACGAGGCtctatcaaaaatcaaaaatatccaaatcaggCAAGCatcagaagaaaacatagaagcTGCATCTGCTTTAATGAGATGTTCCTATAATTTCTATCGTGAGAGTTCTTGTGGTGCTCTCCCATCAGGTATTACTCTATACTTAGCTTCATCATCGAAGGTTCCAGAGGGAGGCATACATCAAATAAGAGATGGCAACCTTGGCATGAGTGTCCTTGACCTGAGTATCCCAAGAAAGCTTCTTTTGTGGTCATACACACTTGTGCATGGCCGTTACTCAAACATCTCTGCAGTCGTAAAATTCTGTGAAGATAATGCAAAG TCAAGGTTGAGAAGGGGAATTGCAACATATTCTGTTGGGCAGCCTGCAAGTGTAACCACAGGTTACAATCATCCAG GTGGAGGCAGAGAAAGAAATGATCGAGATGAGTACGGTGATTCTGAGGATAATCCATCCAGTACGCCACCATCATCTTCACATCAGGAGGAACCAATGCATGCCTCTACTTCTCTTGGTGCCATTGAACCTGGAAAACATTTTGATACTGGTCCCCAACTCCAAAAGTGCAGCTCATCCAAATCAATTGAAAATGTGCAAGAAGAGTGCAAAGGAAAACCTGctgattaa